A stretch of Rickettsia rickettsii DNA encodes these proteins:
- the rnpA gene encoding ribonuclease P protein component, with product MSITSLKNQKEFELINKLGKKLHERYFILVIATKLPKIFLESKYNTFLGIKVSRKLNKKAVVRNKIKRRIRHLIRIIVSDSSFKDIKFAMIIIPRKGFEEINFSHLNYELSKLILRNI from the coding sequence TTGTCTATTACCTCTTTAAAAAATCAAAAAGAATTTGAGCTTATAAATAAGCTTGGAAAGAAGCTCCATGAGAGATATTTTATTTTGGTAATCGCCACAAAACTTCCAAAAATCTTCCTTGAATCAAAATATAACACCTTTTTAGGAATCAAAGTTAGCAGAAAGCTAAATAAAAAAGCTGTAGTTCGCAACAAAATTAAAAGGCGTATACGACATCTAATTAGAATTATTGTTAGTGATTCTAGCTTTAAGGATATAAAATTTGCAATGATTATTATTCCGAGAAAAGGATTTGAAGAGATAAACTTCTCACACTTGAATTATGAATTAAGTAAACTAATTCTAAGAAATATTTAG
- the ileS gene encoding isoleucine--tRNA ligase, with protein MTNTKYYPEVSSNADFAGLEREILKFWQDNNIFQKSIDDRNGESEFIFYDGPPFANGLPHYGHLLTGFMKDVYARYQTVKGKKVERRFGWDCHGLPAEMQSEKELGISGRLAIANFGIEKFNAHCRASVMKYANDWEEYVTRQARWVDFKNSYKTMDKNFMESVLWAFKELYNKGLLYESMRVMPYSWACETPLSNFETRLDNSYRERADKAVTVSFVLSHPVATTTGSFKEYRILAWTTTPWTLPSNLALAVGSDIDYALVPKNDVCYIIAAYSVSKYAKELGLSGEENFEIIKGSELQGLNYKSLFDYFENHPNSFKIFAGDFVVEGDGTGVVHMAPGFGEDDQILCESKGIELVCPVDNSGKFTKAIPDLEGLQVFDANDKIIIKLKEQGNWLKTEQYIHNYPHCWRTDTPLIYKAVPSWYVKVTQFKDRMVELNQQINWIPFHVKDNLFGKWLENARDWSISRNRFWGTPLPVWKSDDPKYPRIDVYGSIEELEKDFGVKVTDLHRPFIDELTRPNPDDPTGKSTMRRIEDVFDCWFESGSMPYGQAHYPFKNKEWFEDHFPADFIVEYSAQTRGWFYTLMVLSTALFDRPPFLNCICHGVILDSTGQKLSKRLNNYADPLELFDKYGSDALRVTMLSSNVVKGQELLIDKDGKMVFDTLRLFIKPIWNAYHFFTMYANADSLKGKLNFSSKNVLDVYILSKLKIAVQKIEESLDNFDTQTAYHAVSEFFKVLNNWYIRRSRARFWKSEKDTDKQNAYNTLYSCLDTMAIAMSALVPIISEAIYKGLRHCEERNDTALSGKSNVIARKDTSLDKAISRVSHKIAMALSVPRNDAISVHLCNYPTLSDFEINHELVATMDNVLDICSNSLFIRSTENIRVRQPLASIAIISKHNNNLKDFEDLIKDEINVKAVIYRDDLENYASKKLSINFPMLGKRLPHKMKEIIAASKKGEWEAITGGLAICGETLNSDEYKLVLEPYSHIKGAASFENNSSLLILDLELTPELIEEGYARDIVRFIQQARKDADFSITDRILIEIISEFNLSKIIDNYGDFIKEQTLGEFAKNFTPDYISKVELENHQIQLKVKKS; from the coding sequence ATGACAAATACTAAATATTATCCTGAAGTTAGCTCGAATGCTGATTTTGCAGGCTTAGAGCGAGAGATACTAAAATTTTGGCAAGACAATAATATATTCCAAAAATCTATTGATGATAGGAACGGAGAGTCAGAATTTATTTTTTATGACGGCCCGCCTTTTGCAAACGGTTTGCCGCATTACGGTCATTTGCTTACCGGCTTTATGAAAGACGTATATGCTAGATACCAAACCGTAAAAGGTAAGAAAGTCGAGCGTCGCTTTGGTTGGGACTGTCACGGTCTTCCTGCTGAAATGCAATCAGAGAAAGAACTTGGCATTTCAGGACGTCTTGCAATAGCTAATTTTGGTATAGAGAAGTTTAATGCACATTGCAGAGCTTCGGTAATGAAATATGCTAATGATTGGGAAGAATATGTAACTCGTCAAGCAAGATGGGTGGATTTTAAAAATTCTTATAAAACGATGGATAAGAATTTTATGGAATCCGTACTTTGGGCATTTAAGGAGTTATATAATAAGGGGTTATTGTATGAATCTATGCGGGTAATGCCTTATTCTTGGGCATGCGAAACACCGCTTTCTAATTTTGAAACAAGACTTGATAATTCTTATCGTGAGCGAGCCGATAAAGCTGTAACGGTGAGTTTTGTACTATCTCATCCCGTGGCTACGACCACAGGATCTTTTAAAGAATACCGTATACTCGCTTGGACGACAACACCTTGGACATTGCCGTCAAATTTAGCCTTAGCAGTCGGTAGTGATATAGATTATGCATTAGTCCCTAAAAATGATGTTTGTTATATAATAGCTGCCTATTCCGTCTCTAAATATGCTAAAGAATTAGGACTTAGCGGTGAAGAAAATTTTGAGATAATTAAAGGCTCAGAACTTCAAGGATTGAACTATAAATCTTTATTCGACTATTTCGAGAATCATCCAAACAGCTTCAAGATATTTGCAGGCGATTTCGTGGTTGAGGGTGACGGCACAGGAGTCGTACATATGGCTCCAGGCTTTGGTGAAGATGACCAAATACTTTGTGAATCGAAAGGTATTGAGCTTGTTTGTCCTGTTGATAATAGCGGTAAATTCACTAAAGCAATTCCTGATTTAGAGGGCTTACAAGTATTTGATGCAAATGACAAAATAATAATCAAACTGAAAGAGCAAGGAAATTGGCTAAAAACCGAGCAGTATATTCATAATTATCCTCATTGCTGGCGAACAGATACGCCTCTTATATATAAGGCTGTTCCGTCATGGTACGTAAAGGTTACGCAATTTAAAGATAGAATGGTAGAGTTAAATCAGCAAATTAACTGGATACCTTTCCATGTTAAAGATAATTTATTTGGTAAGTGGCTTGAAAATGCCCGTGATTGGTCGATAAGCCGTAATAGATTCTGGGGAACGCCGCTGCCTGTATGGAAGTCCGATGATCCAAAATATCCACGCATAGACGTTTACGGCTCTATAGAGGAATTAGAGAAAGATTTTGGTGTTAAAGTTACTGATTTACATCGTCCGTTTATCGATGAACTGACAAGACCAAATCCCGACGATCCAACCGGTAAATCAACAATGCGTAGAATAGAAGACGTGTTTGATTGCTGGTTTGAAAGCGGTTCAATGCCATATGGGCAAGCCCATTACCCTTTTAAAAATAAAGAGTGGTTTGAGGATCATTTTCCGGCTGATTTTATAGTTGAGTATTCAGCTCAAACACGCGGATGGTTTTATACTTTAATGGTGCTATCTACCGCTTTATTTGATCGCCCACCGTTTTTAAATTGTATATGCCACGGCGTAATTTTAGACTCTACAGGTCAAAAACTTTCAAAGCGTCTTAATAACTACGCCGATCCGCTGGAGCTATTTGATAAATACGGCTCTGACGCTTTAAGAGTTACGATGTTATCTTCAAACGTTGTTAAAGGTCAGGAACTATTAATTGATAAAGACGGCAAAATGGTATTTGATACGCTTCGTCTATTTATCAAACCTATATGGAATGCTTACCATTTCTTTACGATGTATGCTAATGCCGATTCGCTTAAAGGCAAGCTTAATTTTAGCTCTAAAAACGTACTTGATGTTTATATATTATCTAAGCTTAAAATAGCCGTACAAAAAATTGAAGAGAGCTTAGATAATTTCGATACGCAAACAGCTTATCATGCAGTTTCAGAATTTTTTAAAGTTTTGAATAACTGGTATATAAGACGAAGCCGAGCTAGATTTTGGAAAAGCGAAAAAGATACAGATAAGCAAAATGCTTATAATACTCTATATTCATGTTTAGACACCATGGCTATTGCGATGTCGGCACTAGTGCCTATTATTTCGGAAGCGATATATAAGGGATTACGTCATTGTGAGGAGCGTAACGACACGGCACTCTCAGGAAAATCAAACGTCATTGCGAGGAAAGACACAAGTCTTGACAAAGCAATTTCAAGAGTATCTCATAAGATTGCCATGGCACTTTCAGTGCCTCGCAATGACGCGATTAGCGTACATCTCTGCAACTACCCTACTCTCTCAGACTTTGAAATAAATCACGAGCTGGTTGCTACTATGGATAACGTGCTTGATATTTGCAGTAATAGCCTATTTATCCGAAGCACTGAAAATATCAGGGTAAGGCAGCCACTTGCTAGCATAGCTATTATCAGTAAACATAATAACAACCTCAAAGATTTTGAAGATTTAATTAAAGATGAAATTAATGTTAAGGCGGTAATTTATCGTGACGATCTAGAGAATTACGCAAGCAAAAAACTATCGATTAATTTCCCAATGCTTGGTAAACGTTTGCCGCATAAAATGAAGGAGATTATAGCCGCTTCTAAAAAAGGTGAGTGGGAAGCTATCACAGGCGGTTTAGCTATATGCGGTGAAACCTTAAATAGTGACGAATATAAGCTAGTTTTAGAGCCGTATTCACATATCAAAGGAGCAGCAAGTTTTGAGAATAATAGTAGCTTGTTAATACTTGATTTAGAGCTAACACCTGAGTTAATAGAAGAAGGATACGCAAGAGACATTGTACGCTTTATACAACAGGCTCGCAAAGATGCCGATTTCTCTATCACTGACAGGATTTTAATTGAGATAATAAGCGAGTTTAATTTATCTAAGATAATTGATAATTATGGAGACTTTATTAAAGAACAAACTTTAGGCGAGTTTGCTAAAAATTTCACGCCTGATTATATAAGTAAAGTAGAATTAGAGAACCATCAAATACAACTTAAAGTTAAGAAATCGTAA
- a CDS encoding COQ9 family protein yields MSIQEEHHIKKISFVQSLLELLPFNEWNNKLLEEAEEKCGFAKGYSLIVFPEGLSEIVGFVEEYLDKIMLASLKIIAEPSKIREKISLAVKTRVKTVLPIIHSKNAAYFALNPIQGTEVAFRSCDAIWRYAGDKSFDFNYYTKRSLLLSVYVSSILFYIQDESENYIETDKLIETAVENIVKTFLQMKKLLAPSKIPIVRMFT; encoded by the coding sequence ATGAGCATTCAAGAAGAACACCATATCAAAAAAATAAGCTTCGTGCAATCTTTATTAGAATTATTACCGTTTAATGAATGGAATAATAAACTACTCGAAGAAGCAGAAGAAAAATGCGGTTTTGCAAAAGGCTATAGCTTAATAGTTTTTCCAGAAGGTTTATCCGAAATAGTAGGATTCGTGGAAGAGTATTTAGATAAAATTATGCTAGCAAGCTTAAAGATAATAGCAGAACCATCAAAAATAAGAGAAAAAATATCTTTGGCCGTAAAGACTAGAGTCAAAACCGTACTTCCTATTATTCATAGTAAGAATGCCGCTTATTTTGCATTAAACCCAATACAAGGAACTGAAGTTGCATTCCGTAGTTGTGATGCTATTTGGCGTTATGCCGGTGATAAATCTTTTGATTTTAACTATTATACCAAAAGAAGCTTATTGCTCTCGGTTTATGTTTCATCTATTCTTTTTTATATCCAAGACGAATCGGAAAATTATATTGAAACCGATAAATTGATTGAGACTGCCGTAGAAAATATAGTAAAAACTTTCTTACAGATGAAAAAATTACTCGCCCCTTCAAAGATCCCCATAGTTAGAATGTTTACGTAG
- a CDS encoding acetyl/propionyl/methylcrotonyl-CoA carboxylase subunit alpha, translating to MNKPLFDKILIANRSEIAVRIIRTLKKMGIKSVAVYSEADTNSMYVQHADEAYYIGDSPATESYLSIKNIISAIRESGASAVHPGYGFLSENPNFANILKREGVVLIGPSAGTIKKMGDKIEAKKIAIEAGVSTVPGYMGTINDVKQAIDIAKEIGFPVIVKAAAGGGGRGMRVVNNPAEMANAFESAKLEAANSFSDDRLFIEKLIQTPRHIEIQLIADQYGNSVCLGERECSIQRHHQKVIEEAPSSFITEDIRQEMYRQVISLSQKVGYYSAGTVEFIVDSNKNFYFLEMNTRLQVEHPVTELITGIDIVEEMIQIAAGEKLSFTQDDVKLKGWAFESRICAENPSRGFLPSSGRIIAYSEPAKSPNIRIDTGIGLGGEVSMFYDSMIAKLCTYGETREQAIELMHSALSSYIINGIAHNISFLEAVMLHPRFVSGDISTAFIQEEYPDGFSGASLTSEVTTVFLATAIFIYISEQRRASLISGNINNQANKIGTRWVVTIDDKLFPVLITPVENGYNIRHESDRIYIRSNWNLGNELFTAIINGKKTNVKIENIRTGYLLSHAGISVKAFVRSPRISELEALMVSKVVVEESSELQAPLSGQIAAIKVKEGQEVTAGQEIMILTAMKMENLILAERDGKIAKIFVNEKDNVIRGQVLLEFA from the coding sequence ATGAATAAACCGTTATTTGATAAAATTTTAATTGCTAATCGTAGCGAGATCGCCGTTAGGATAATACGTACCTTAAAAAAGATGGGGATAAAGTCGGTTGCAGTATATTCTGAAGCAGATACAAACTCAATGTATGTGCAGCATGCAGATGAGGCTTATTATATAGGTGATTCCCCTGCAACGGAAAGTTATTTATCTATTAAAAATATTATTTCGGCGATTCGTGAAAGTGGCGCAAGTGCAGTACATCCAGGTTACGGTTTTTTATCAGAAAATCCAAATTTTGCCAATATTCTTAAAAGAGAAGGTGTTGTTTTAATAGGACCGAGTGCTGGAACTATTAAAAAAATGGGCGATAAAATCGAAGCAAAAAAGATAGCGATAGAAGCCGGAGTTAGCACCGTGCCAGGTTATATGGGCACTATAAACGATGTTAAACAAGCTATAGATATTGCTAAAGAGATTGGTTTTCCGGTAATAGTAAAAGCGGCTGCCGGCGGCGGTGGGCGTGGTATGAGAGTAGTGAATAATCCCGCTGAAATGGCCAATGCTTTTGAGTCGGCAAAGCTTGAAGCAGCCAATAGTTTTAGTGACGATAGATTATTTATTGAGAAGTTAATTCAAACTCCCCGTCATATCGAAATTCAGCTGATTGCCGATCAATACGGCAATAGTGTATGTCTCGGAGAGCGGGAATGTTCAATACAGCGTCACCATCAAAAAGTAATCGAAGAAGCACCAAGTTCTTTTATTACTGAAGATATAAGGCAAGAAATGTATCGGCAGGTAATATCCTTATCTCAAAAAGTGGGATATTATTCGGCCGGTACCGTTGAGTTTATAGTAGATAGCAATAAAAATTTCTATTTTTTAGAGATGAATACTAGGTTGCAAGTCGAGCATCCTGTTACTGAGCTAATTACCGGTATAGATATCGTTGAAGAGATGATACAAATCGCAGCCGGCGAGAAATTATCATTTACACAAGATGACGTAAAATTAAAAGGTTGGGCATTTGAATCACGAATTTGTGCCGAAAACCCAAGCCGAGGTTTCTTACCTTCTAGCGGTAGAATTATAGCTTATTCCGAACCTGCAAAGAGTCCTAATATCCGTATAGATACAGGGATTGGGCTTGGCGGCGAAGTAAGTATGTTTTATGACTCAATGATTGCAAAATTATGTACTTACGGTGAAACAAGAGAGCAGGCAATTGAGCTAATGCATTCTGCTTTGAGTTCTTATATAATTAACGGTATTGCTCATAATATCAGTTTCTTAGAAGCGGTAATGTTACATCCACGCTTTGTGAGCGGCGATATTTCTACTGCCTTTATTCAAGAAGAATATCCTGACGGTTTTTCCGGAGCTAGTCTAACTTCAGAAGTAACTACCGTATTTTTAGCAACGGCTATTTTTATTTATATATCGGAGCAAAGACGTGCTTCTTTAATTTCCGGCAATATTAACAATCAGGCTAACAAAATAGGTACAAGGTGGGTAGTAACTATCGATGATAAACTATTTCCCGTATTAATTACACCTGTTGAAAACGGCTATAATATACGTCACGAAAGCGATAGAATATATATTCGTAGTAACTGGAATTTAGGTAATGAACTTTTTACGGCTATAATTAACGGTAAAAAGACAAATGTGAAAATTGAGAATATCAGAACCGGTTATTTATTATCGCATGCCGGTATTAGCGTAAAAGCCTTTGTACGCTCTCCTCGTATCTCAGAACTTGAAGCGTTGATGGTTTCAAAAGTAGTGGTGGAAGAAAGCTCCGAACTACAAGCTCCTCTAAGCGGTCAGATTGCTGCAATAAAGGTGAAAGAAGGGCAGGAAGTGACGGCAGGACAAGAAATTATGATTTTAACTGCTATGAAAATGGAAAACCTGATTCTTGCCGAAAGGGATGGAAAAATAGCTAAAATTTTTGTTAATGAAAAGGATAATGTTATAAGAGGGCAGGTATTATTAGAATTTGCTTGA
- a CDS encoding ankyrin repeat domain-containing protein, with translation MYGNLNAVKTLLDAGVTINSNTDVSPLMLASEYGQVTIVKYLLKHGNYNVKGWEKDNLHSDVSCQLTQITEISTLCEKANNPNHQYILETI, from the coding sequence ATATACGGTAATTTAAATGCGGTAAAAACATTATTAGATGCAGGGGTAACGATTAACAGCAATACAGATGTATCACCTTTAATGCTTGCATCAGAGTATGGGCAGGTCACAATAGTAAAATATTTACTTAAACACGGTAACTATAATGTTAAAGGATGGGAAAAAGATAACTTACATAGCGATGTATCGTGTCAACTCACTCAAATCACTGAGATTTCTACATTGTGTGAAAAAGCTAATAATCCTAACCACCAATACATATTAGAGACGATATGA
- the rpsU gene encoding 30S ribosomal protein S21, whose translation MILVNVHAGNCDNTLKNFKKKLQRELYFRKMKEQRYYETPSAKRVRKAQEAARRQRKFARKKMFDE comes from the coding sequence GTGATACTAGTAAATGTTCACGCCGGTAATTGTGATAATACGCTTAAGAATTTTAAGAAAAAGCTACAAAGAGAGCTTTATTTTCGTAAGATGAAAGAACAGCGTTATTATGAAACACCTTCAGCGAAGCGTGTGCGTAAAGCACAAGAAGCAGCAAGAAGACAGAGAAAATTTGCTCGTAAAAAAATGTTTGATGAATAA
- a CDS encoding sensor histidine kinase NtrY-like produces MLSYLKQNLHSYFSSRVLIFTLATAAIIFACATFYVISLESKNFSTIIGFLLVDLAIFLILGVLLTQKFFTKNNNNDSSKLQNRIVIAFSLVAAIPTIIVSVFSVYFFNLSVQAWFDKKISTVLDQSVIVAESYIAEHKLQLKETALAVAEDLSDMYYDLIHNPALFTKTLNTEAEMRSLDEAIVLNKSTNTIVANSYLSFSLSFATIPAHLIKKADLGELVEVKSDPTKIRMLIKLKEYNDVYLLVGRLVDNKIIDHVDATNGAAAEYNSLKNEIDNIQIKFSIMFIFIALLLLFVAISFGVIFTAKIVKPIKKLVTATDNVKDGDLTVQVPENEVDKDEIGTLYVAFNRMIKQLSRQQRDLVIAQRAMAWSDVAKKVAHEIKNPLTPILLASERLLKKFSPEIKERVEFENYLKMIIRHTNDIKNIVSEFVLFARLPAPKFTKSELVYLVKHIVEARKLLNDNILYKFESNVEQFDFMCDATQINQVMINLLKNAEESIEGRESGKIEVTIDVKDDFISVIVMDNGKGFPPELIGKATESYVTTSSKGMGVGLAIVKRIVEEHCGILDIANRTAEGAIIDIKFDLKELDLKAKRLEM; encoded by the coding sequence ATGCTTAGTTATCTTAAACAAAATTTACATTCTTATTTTTCTAGTAGAGTACTAATTTTTACTTTAGCAACAGCAGCTATTATTTTTGCTTGTGCTACTTTTTATGTGATATCTTTAGAATCAAAGAATTTTAGTACGATTATTGGATTTTTATTAGTTGATTTAGCAATTTTTTTAATTTTAGGTGTTTTACTAACTCAAAAATTTTTTACTAAAAATAATAATAACGATAGTTCTAAATTACAAAATCGTATTGTAATTGCCTTTAGTTTAGTTGCAGCTATTCCAACTATAATTGTTTCGGTATTTTCTGTTTATTTTTTTAATCTTAGTGTTCAAGCTTGGTTTGATAAGAAGATTTCTACGGTTCTTGATCAATCCGTGATAGTTGCAGAATCTTATATTGCCGAGCATAAATTACAGCTAAAAGAAACGGCTTTAGCCGTTGCTGAAGATTTAAGCGATATGTATTACGATTTAATTCACAATCCCGCTTTATTTACTAAAACACTTAATACTGAAGCAGAGATGCGTTCGCTTGATGAGGCTATAGTTTTAAACAAATCTACTAATACTATAGTAGCTAATAGTTATTTAAGTTTTTCATTATCATTTGCAACTATCCCTGCACATTTAATAAAAAAAGCGGATTTAGGTGAACTGGTGGAAGTAAAATCCGATCCAACCAAAATAAGAATGCTGATTAAATTAAAAGAGTATAATGATGTGTATTTATTAGTTGGTAGATTAGTAGATAATAAAATTATCGACCATGTAGATGCAACTAACGGAGCAGCTGCCGAGTATAATAGCCTTAAAAATGAAATAGATAATATACAGATTAAGTTCTCTATAATGTTTATCTTTATTGCCTTATTACTTCTTTTTGTAGCTATAAGTTTCGGGGTTATATTTACTGCTAAAATAGTAAAACCTATTAAAAAATTAGTTACTGCAACCGATAACGTTAAAGACGGCGATTTAACAGTACAAGTGCCTGAAAATGAAGTAGATAAAGACGAAATAGGCACGCTTTATGTGGCATTTAATAGAATGATTAAGCAGCTTTCTCGCCAGCAGCGTGATTTAGTTATAGCACAGAGGGCTATGGCTTGGTCGGATGTTGCAAAAAAAGTAGCCCATGAAATCAAGAATCCGTTAACTCCTATTTTACTTGCTTCTGAAAGATTGCTGAAGAAATTTAGCCCTGAAATTAAGGAAAGGGTAGAATTTGAAAATTATTTAAAAATGATTATTCGCCATACTAACGATATTAAAAATATAGTATCCGAATTTGTTCTTTTTGCACGTCTTCCTGCTCCTAAATTTACGAAGAGTGAATTAGTTTATTTAGTTAAACATATTGTTGAAGCACGTAAATTACTTAATGATAATATTTTGTATAAATTTGAGTCTAACGTAGAACAATTTGATTTTATGTGTGATGCTACCCAAATAAATCAAGTTATGATCAATTTATTGAAAAACGCAGAAGAGTCAATAGAAGGACGAGAATCCGGGAAAATAGAAGTTACTATAGATGTTAAAGACGATTTTATTAGCGTTATTGTAATGGATAACGGTAAAGGATTCCCGCCTGAGCTAATAGGCAAAGCTACCGAAAGCTATGTTACGACCAGCAGTAAAGGTATGGGAGTAGGGCTTGCTATAGTTAAAAGAATAGTCGAAGAACATTGCGGCATTCTAGATATAGCAAACAGAACAGCAGAGGGAGCAATAATCGATATAAAATTTGATTTAAAAGAATTGGATTTAAAGGCTAAGCGTTTGGAAATGTAG
- a CDS encoding magnesium transporter CorA family protein has translation MITTYLKENSSIVRNAEYIINESTLWIDLFNITDEEKVIVKNTLNIEIPTLKDISQIEISERLYVENEALYLTITELVNKEQEFPETHSIVFILHKCCLITVRYVELIPFNDCINKFAKQLNNKHNAENILFMLLRNMVTRLSNIVQSISMDIDDYGRLILDNNINDLRIDHTNVLKKIGRKGDLLSKSRECLFSLTMAIQYILKSPKITHNKASKDLLDTLLRDVDSIINFSQFISSEIARTLDAALGMIAIEQNNIIKIFSLVTIFFLPPTLIASIYGMNFTVMPELKSPYGYPIALFLMLLSTIITYKYFKKRKWL, from the coding sequence ATGATAACTACATATTTAAAGGAAAATAGTTCTATAGTAAGAAATGCAGAATATATTATTAATGAATCCACATTATGGATTGATTTATTCAATATAACAGATGAAGAAAAAGTAATAGTAAAAAATACATTAAATATAGAAATACCGACTTTAAAGGATATATCGCAAATTGAGATTTCTGAGAGGTTATATGTTGAAAATGAGGCGTTATATCTAACTATTACGGAACTCGTTAATAAAGAGCAAGAATTTCCTGAAACACATTCTATAGTATTTATTTTGCATAAATGTTGTCTTATAACAGTTCGTTACGTAGAATTAATACCCTTTAATGACTGTATAAATAAATTTGCTAAGCAGCTTAATAACAAACATAATGCAGAAAATATTTTATTTATGTTACTTCGTAATATGGTAACAAGATTATCGAATATTGTACAGTCGATTAGTATGGATATTGATGATTATGGACGTTTAATACTTGATAATAATATTAATGATTTGCGTATAGATCATACCAATGTATTAAAGAAAATAGGTCGAAAAGGTGATTTACTTTCTAAAAGCCGTGAGTGTTTATTTTCTTTAACTATGGCTATTCAATATATTTTAAAATCTCCAAAAATAACTCACAATAAAGCATCTAAGGATCTATTAGATACATTGCTTCGAGACGTAGACTCAATAATTAATTTTTCACAATTTATATCTAGCGAGATTGCAAGAACCCTAGACGCAGCACTCGGTATGATTGCAATTGAACAAAATAATATTATTAAAATTTTTTCGTTGGTTACTATATTTTTTCTCCCACCCACTTTAATAGCTAGTATTTACGGCATGAATTTTACCGTAATGCCTGAGCTTAAATCACCGTATGGTTATCCTATAGCCTTATTCTTAATGCTATTATCTACAATTATTACCTATAAATATTTTAAGAAACGGAAGTGGTTGTAA
- a CDS encoding phosphotransferase, with amino-acid sequence MKPSKNYPWNWSIYQWIEGKSANSFDTSSLNLSLIASDLAKFLNELHKIDIIDGPVPGTHNFWCGGDLAVYDLETKIAIKNLKDLVDADKVLSVWEKALKSKWNKKPVWIHGDFASGNIIIKNGKLNAW; translated from the coding sequence TTGAAACCTTCAAAAAATTATCCTTGGAATTGGTCAATATATCAATGGATTGAAGGAAAAAGTGCAAATAGCTTTGATACTAGTAGCTTAAATTTATCTCTAATTGCTTCTGATCTAGCAAAATTTCTAAATGAATTGCATAAGATTGATATAATTGATGGACCTGTTCCAGGTACTCATAACTTTTGGTGTGGAGGTGATCTTGCAGTTTATGATCTTGAGACAAAAATAGCAATTAAAAATTTAAAAGATTTGGTTGATGCAGATAAAGTTCTATCTGTTTGGGAAAAAGCATTAAAGTCTAAGTGGAATAAAAAACCTGTATGGATTCATGGTGATTTTGCAAGTGGTAATATTATTATAAAAAATGGTAAGCTTAATGCATGGTAA
- the rplT gene encoding 50S ribosomal protein L20 has protein sequence MTRAKSGKISKNRHKKILKLAKGYRGRANSCFRVAIEKVEKALQYAYRDRRNRKRDFRGLWIQRINAAVREHGLVYSQFMGALKKTEIAIDRKVLAELAVNNSDGFVSIVEKAKAHI, from the coding sequence ATGACACGTGCAAAATCAGGAAAAATTTCCAAAAATCGACATAAAAAAATCCTTAAATTAGCCAAAGGCTATAGAGGTAGAGCAAATAGCTGTTTTAGAGTAGCTATTGAGAAAGTAGAAAAAGCCCTACAATATGCTTATAGAGATCGTAGAAACCGTAAACGTGATTTTAGAGGCTTATGGATTCAAAGAATAAATGCAGCAGTAAGAGAACATGGGCTTGTTTATTCTCAATTTATGGGAGCTCTTAAAAAAACAGAAATCGCTATAGATCGTAAAGTACTTGCAGAACTTGCCGTCAATAACAGTGATGGATTCGTAAGTATCGTAGAAAAAGCAAAAGCACATATTTAA
- the rpmH gene encoding 50S ribosomal protein L34, which yields MKRTFQPSNLVRKRRHGFRSRMATPTGRAILRKRRAKGRNKLSA from the coding sequence ATGAAACGTACATTTCAACCTAGTAATTTAGTTAGAAAAAGAAGACATGGTTTTAGATCTAGAATGGCTACTCCAACCGGAAGAGCAATCTTAAGAAAACGTCGTGCTAAAGGTAGAAATAAATTATCTGCTTAA
- a CDS encoding tetratricopeptide repeat protein: MRNYKEAIDMYSKIHKSSNYYQEAQYYLGERYFNQEEFTEAVETYNKVNKNHYLFASSNISVIEKNFDLINSK; the protein is encoded by the coding sequence ATGAGAAATTATAAAGAAGCTATAGACATGTATAGTAAAATACACAAAAGCTCTAATTATTATCAAGAAGCACAATATTATTTAGGAGAGCGTTACTTTAATCAAGAAGAATTTACAGAAGCTGTAGAGACATATAATAAGGTAAACAAAAATCATTATCTATTTGCTAGCTCAAATATTTCAGTTATTGAGAAAAATTTTGACTTAATTAATTCTAAATAA